AGATTACGGTGGACGTCGCGCAAGAAGAAGGCGAGCAGGTCGTCGATGTTGTGCTCGATCCCGGCCTGACGATCCAGGGCCGGGTTTTCAGCAAGGAGGATGGGTCTGCAGTCCCCAATGCCGCCGTGTTTCTGGTCTCGCCGGAGGGCCTCTACCAGGAGCGGTACGACCAGTTCAGGACGTACTCCGCCGGCCCTCCGTTTGAGCAGATCGAGACGCACGCAGATGCTGACGGCCGATTCGCGCTGACGCACGTCGCGAGCATGACGTATGGCCTCTATGCACGGGCCGAAGGGTATGTCCCCGCGAGGGAACTTGTCGATTTCACGGGAGGAGTCGGCGACGAGATCGTTGTCGAGCTGAGCCGCGGCGGCCGGATCAGTGGTTCGGTGAAGACCGGCAGGGGCGATCCTGTGCAGTATGTGCGAGTCGCAGTCGGTCCCTCCATGCCCGGATTACCTTCCTCGACGAGAACAGATGCCGACGGCCACTTCGAGTTCGTTCAGGTTGAACCTGCCGCCTATGAGGTCGGTGTGGAAGTGGATGGTCTGCAAGCGACACACGCTGTAGATGTGCGCGAAGATGAGGAGGCGAGGGTCGAGATCGTTCTGGACGGCGCGACGTTGGCGGGGCGCATAACGCGGAACGACGAGCCGGTTGCGGACGAGTATGTGCAGCTTGCCGCTATGGGCGGCTCGTTGGGCGCGGCCCGGACGGTGTCGGGGCACACGAGGACCGACGAGCGGGGCGAGTACCGGTTCGACAACCTCACTAAGGGACACTACCTCCTGTGCGTTGGCGGTCTTCCCGGGTTTGGCGGCTCTAGGTCTGTCTTACCGGGGGCGCGCTTCCGGCCGGTCTCGATCAGTCAGCAGGACGAGCGGCTCGATATTGAATTGGGCGGGAGCGGCGTCTCGGGCACCGTCTGCAAGGCGGACAAGAGCCCGGTGCGCGGGGCCAGGGTCACGCTGCTGCCCATCGACGACGGGGGTCAGCGGCCCGTTGCCTTGGCCATGGGCCGCGCGGGCGAACCGCGTACGGCAGGGGCCGACCTGGCGGGCGCGTTCAGTTTCGACGGGGTGATGCCGGGCCGCTATCGCATGGTTGTGACGAAGGACGGGTATGCGGCGCACGTGGCCGAGATCGAAAAGCGCGACGGCGAGGCTCTCTCGGGGGTCACGGTCATGCTTCAGAAAGACACGCCGATCCCGGCCGTCGTGAGCGTGGATAAGGGTGAGCTGCCGTACTCGGTCCGGATCGCCGTCTGCGACAAGGACGGGCGCCTTGTGTGCCGCACGGATTGGATGCTGGTCGGGGAGGACGGGCTGGTGTGGGTTGACGGGTTGTGCGAGGGCAGATACACGCTGCTCGCATCAGATCAGCACCACGCTGTCTGTCGTCGGGAGGTCACGGTCACTGAGCAGGGCGCTCCCGAGGTGCGGTTCGAGTTCGTCGAGGGCCGAACGATCGCGGTCGAGGTGACTGATGCGTCCGGCGCGCCAGTGCCCGCGGCGTCGCTCATGCTCGACCCCGGCGGTGACAGCGCCCTTGCCGCGTGGTTCACCTATCCCGAGCGCACCGACGCCGACGGCAAGGCGGCGTTTGGCCGCGTCACGGACGGCGCTTACACGCTCTGGGTCCTCCGCGACGGCTACAAAGAGACAAGCGTCCGCATTGAAGCCGCCGAAACCGATCAACCGATCAGCGTGACGCTCAAGGACGCGCAAAGGGAGTAGACCGCCTTTTGGTGCGCGCAATCCCGTCTTCACTCTCCCGCTCCAGCCGCTTCACTGCGCGTTGATCTGCACCTGCATCGTCGTGGTGCCGGGGAAGATGGTGCGGACGAGGCGACCGGCGGGGGTGTCGAGGGTGATGACGAGCTGGCTGGTGGTGGCGATGGTGACCATACGCCGGCCGGCGGCATCCGGGCGGCTGCAGACGAGGCTGGCGGTGGTGTCGCCGAAGTTGAGGTTCTCGATGCCGTGGCGGCCGGCCTCGCGAATGCGCCAGAAGATCGAGTGGTTTGCGCCGTCGACGCGGATGCCGATGACCTCCTCGATGAGCAAGGCGATGGGGCCGAGACCGGACCAGCCGACGAAACCCTGTTGGGCCTCTGCGCCGGGGCCGCTGCCGTCGGGCGCGTAGTACTGCCAGATTGTGCCGGTGTCCTTCATGGCGCGTGCCATCATGGTGAGGTGGTTGAGGGCGATGAGGCGCGCGTCGTCTTCACGGCCGTACGCCTCGAGCCCCTTGACGATCATGAAGTCGATGGGCGCCCAGACCCCGCCGAGGAAGTAGTCGCCTTTGTCCTTGAAGTCGGCGTGGTCGGCACTCAGTGTGGGGACACGGTGCTGAGTGAGGAACTCGTCGCGGTTCATGAGATGTCTGACGAGGCCGTCGGCGCGCTCGTAGGTAGGGACTAGGGCGAGCAGTGTCCAGAACGAGGCGGCGGTCTTGACGGGCACGTAGGCACCGTTCGCGTCGAGGTCGTAGTAGAAGTTGGTCCTTTCGTCCCAGCAGAGTTGCTCGATGCCGTTGAGGAGGCGGAGGTGTTCGCGTGCGTAGAAGTCGCGGGCCGGCTCGTCGCCCACTTCGGCGGCGATGAAGCTCAGGAGCATGGCGGCGTGCGCCTGTTGGGCGGAGAGGTCGATCCACGTCGCGCCGGAGCGGGGCGCGTTGTCCATGCCCGACCCGCGGTTGGACTGGAAGAGCAGCCCGTTGGGACTGCTGCGGTTGAGAGCGATCCAGTAGTAGTAGCGGGCGAGCACGGGTAGCACGGCACGCAGGCGTGCCACGTCGCCAGTGAAACGGTAGGCGCGCCACTCGGCCCAGGCGAAGAGCGGCGGGTTGATTGCCTCGTCGGAGTGGGGCGGGTGGGCGTCGGCCCCGTTGCGTCGGCGGAGTTCGCGGCAGATGAAACCGTCGACGTGCTGCTTGCGGTAGAAGCTGTCGAGTGACTCGACGCCCGGCAACAAGCCGTTCGAGTAGAGAGTGAACATCGTTGTGAAGCACGTGTCCCACTGGTGGAGGCTCGCGCCGCCTACGTCGAGATACGCTGGCGCGAAGCCATTCCCGGCGGTGCCGCGGCGCACGTTGTCGAAGGCGATCTCCCAGGCCCTCCAATACAGGGCGGCGTAGTCGGGCCGGTCGTCGAGGATAGGGCGTGGCAGGGCCGCACGCATCGCCTCGGCCGCCGTGATGGGCCCGTAGTCGTTCACGCCGAGATCGTCGACGAGCGTGCCGAAGCCGACGTGCGTGAAGCCGATGCCGCCCGAGGCCTGCCAGCCGGTCTGGAGCGGGCAAGCGACCTGGAAGGCGTGCGGCTCGCGTTCCCCGACGGGCCAGGCCTTGGCGCTCAGGCGCAGACCGTCGACGCGCACGAGGATGCGATACCACTGCCCGCGGCGGACCGTGAGCGGCGCGAGCGCGCCGATTGTGCCGTCGCGGGCAATGACGAGCGAGCCGTAAGCCGGGTGTTGGCGGCCGTATATGAGGGTGACGGTGTACCGGCCGCGGCCCTGGCGCTCGCGCAGGAGGAGGCCGACCTCGTCGAGGCGGGTGTTGAGCGTTGATGGGATGAAGACGTGGCCGATGACCTCGAGCTGGTTTGAGAACTCACGCCGGGTGGCAAACCAGCCCGTGCCGCCGAACAGCATGCGCCGGGTGCGGGCGTCGTGGCGGACGCTGCCCTGGATTGTGAAGCTTCGCCCGATCGCGTTGCCGTCGTCGAACCCCTCGCGCAGGATGCCCGGTCCCTCGGGCGTGCCCGGCGTCGCCGGCGTGCTCTGTTGGGCGCCTCGCCTCGACTGGCGGCCCTGGGCCTCGACGCGGGCCGGTGTGATCAGAACAACTCCGGCAATCGCGACGGTCAGTACCACTGACGTCCACTTTGCTGGAGCCATGGCGAGCGCCTTCCACGTTGAGATTGTGACGTTAGCACCCTATCATCTTATACGCGCGCTGTGAGTGAAGGATCATGTCCCACGCCAGAGAGCCAATTTCGGCGATCGGGCGCAGGCAGGGCACCCATCTGATGGCTCAGAGCAACACGATCCGGATCGAGATCGACCGGTGCACGAAGTGCGGCAAATGCCTCTCCGTGTGCCCGTCGTATATTGCGACGCTCGACGAGGTGCGCGTCTCCAGGGGCCGGATCGCGTTGTTCGACTCAGTGCTCGATGGGAAGCTGGCCTACACGGGGCGCGTGGCCGAGGCGGTGCAGTCGTGCCTCGGCTGCCTGCGGTGCGAGTCGGTGTGCCCAACCGGCGTCGAGTACTTTCGTGTGCTCACCGAGCTGAAGCGGCGATTGCCGCGCGTGTCGCGGCTGACGTGGTGGAACCGGCTCGTGTTTCGCTGGGTGCTCACCCGGCGGCGGCTCATGGACGCGCTTGTGCGTGCGGCAGCCGTGTTCCAGCGCGTCCTGCCAAAGGGGCGGGGGCTGACGCGCCACCTGCCGCTGCTGTTCAGGGGCGGGCGGCGGCTGCCCGAACTCTCGAAGCGCACGGCGCTCCGCGCGTACGGGACTGACCGCAAGCTCGGCGAGGCCGCCGGGAGCCCGGCGGGGGCAGAGAATGCCGTCTACTTCTTCCCGGGCTGCATGACGAACTACGCGTATGCGCACGTTGCGGATTCGATTGTCAACGTTCTGCGGCATTTCGGCTTCGACGTCGTCGTGCCACGCGACCAGGTCTGCTGCGGCACCCCGGTGCTTTCGCTCGGCGACATCGAGCAGGCGAAGCGGCTCGCGCGGACCAACATGCGCGCCATGCCGGGCACGGCGCCGATCGTGACCGGTTGCGCGTCCTGCGGCGAGACGCTCAAGAACGCCTACCGCACGCTGCTCGGCGACGAGGCCGAGCCGTTCTCGTCGAGGGTGTACGACTTCGCCGAGTTCCTTGACCGGTTCGTGGATTTTCCCGCGCACGGCATCCCGGCGCGCGTCGTCTATCATGACCCCTGCCATCTACGATTTGGCCAAGGCGTGTTCAAGGCGCCTCGGCGCTTGCTGGAGAAGGCGGCCGACTACCGCGAGGTCGAGGGCGCCGACCTGTGCTGCGGGATGGCGGGGCTGTTCAGCGTGCACCACTACGGGCTGGCGACTCGTATCGCGCGGCGAAAGACCGACTCGCTGCGCGGCGTCGAGGCCGAGCTGCTTGTCACCGAGTGCCCCGGCTGCGTGGCGCAGTTGCGCGACCGGCTCGAGGCCGACGGCGTCGAGCTGCGCGTCGTCCATCTGGCCGAACTGCTGGAGAAGGCGCTTGGGCTCAAGCGTGCGGCGCCTGAGGACACGCGTGAGGCGCTTGAAGACAAGCGTGAGAAGGTCGAGGACAAGCGTGGGGCGGCTCGATGAGCATCCGCATTGACGACGAGGCGCGGGCCGTCTGGCTGAGCGTGCGCGACCTCGCGGGCGTCGACGCGCCGGCAGGCAGCATCTCGGCCGAGGGTATGCCGGCTGCACGCGCGGCGCTGGGGCGCGAGGTTCACGAGGCCCATCAGCATTCACGTGCCTCAACGCACAAAACCTTCCGCAGCGAGCACACGCTCAAGCACTCGTTCCCGTTCGACGGCTGGACGGTCCACGTCCACGGTCGGATCGACGGGCTCTACAGGCACCGAGGGCGGTCCATCGTCGAGGAGGTCAAGAGTGTCCGCTCGCTCGAGCGCGCCGTCGAGCGGCTCGACGGCGACGTGTATGGCGCCTGGCTGCTCCAGCTTCGGCTCTACGTGTTGTTTCTCGCGCGCGAGACGGGGCGCGCAGCGGACGGGGTGCTTATCCTGATCGAAGTGCGGACCGGCGAGTCGCGGCGGTTGCCCGTCGAAGTCAATGAGGCGGAGCTCGATGCGATCATCGGCGCGCGCGTGCGTACGATCATTGAGGAGCACGAGGCGCTCACGGCGTGGCGCGAGCGGCTTGCCGAGCTGGCGGACAACGTACCGTTTCCGTTCGCGGCGATGCGCCCGCATCAGGACGAGATGGTGCGCCGCATCGAGGAGGCGCTCGAGTCGCGCTCGCACCTGCTCGTGTCGGCGCCGACGGGCATCGGGAAGACCGCCGGTGCGTTGTGGCCCGTCGTGCGCTTCGCCATGCGCCGGGGTCTGCGCGTGTTCTTCCTCACATCGAAGACGACCCAGCAGCGCCTCGTCATCGAGACGCTGCAGCGCATGCAGCCGGCGGAGGACGGATTTGTTGCGCTCCACCTTCGTGCGCGCGAGAAGATGTGCCCGAACGACGTCTACTTCTGCCACCCCGAGTTCTGCCGCTACGCGCGCGGCTACGGGGAACGACTGGCCGGGTCGACGGCGATTGCCGATCTCACCGCGCGCGGGGTCATCACGCCGGAGGACTGCTACGACGTGGCCACGGCGGAGACCCTGTGTCCGTTCGAGCTCGCGCTCGACGTGTCGCTCAAGGCGGACGTGATCGTCTGCGACTACAACTACGTGTTCGATCCGGCCGTGTACCTGCGCCGGTTCTTTGACGAGCGCCGCTCCGACGACACCGTGCTTGTTATTGACGAAGCGCACAACCTGTACGCGCGCGGACGCGAGTACTACTCACCCGAGCTGCACCGGGCCTCGCTTCGGGAGGTGGCGGACGCGGCGCACCAGTCGGGTGCGCCCGTGATGGCGCGACTGGCCGAGTGGTGTGAGGCGGTGGACCAGAAGCTCGTTGAGATCGCGGGCGAGGTGGGCGAGGAGAACGAGCGACCGCCGAAGTACCTCGTGGAGCCCGACGCGGCGTTCTTCAGCGGGCAGCAGACGCTGCTCGATGACATTCTCGTCGAGTACGCCGAGCACTGTCGGGCCAACGCGACGCTGGGGCCGAACGACCCGGTGTGGGAGCTGTACTATGCCTTTCGGGCGTTGACGAACG
The genomic region above belongs to Verrucomicrobiota bacterium and contains:
- a CDS encoding (Fe-S)-binding protein, with translation MAQSNTIRIEIDRCTKCGKCLSVCPSYIATLDEVRVSRGRIALFDSVLDGKLAYTGRVAEAVQSCLGCLRCESVCPTGVEYFRVLTELKRRLPRVSRLTWWNRLVFRWVLTRRRLMDALVRAAAVFQRVLPKGRGLTRHLPLLFRGGRRLPELSKRTALRAYGTDRKLGEAAGSPAGAENAVYFFPGCMTNYAYAHVADSIVNVLRHFGFDVVVPRDQVCCGTPVLSLGDIEQAKRLARTNMRAMPGTAPIVTGCASCGETLKNAYRTLLGDEAEPFSSRVYDFAEFLDRFVDFPAHGIPARVVYHDPCHLRFGQGVFKAPRRLLEKAADYREVEGADLCCGMAGLFSVHHYGLATRIARRKTDSLRGVEAELLVTECPGCVAQLRDRLEADGVELRVVHLAELLEKALGLKRAAPEDTREALEDKREKVEDKRGAAR
- a CDS encoding PD-(D/E)XK nuclease family protein — its product is MSIRIDDEARAVWLSVRDLAGVDAPAGSISAEGMPAARAALGREVHEAHQHSRASTHKTFRSEHTLKHSFPFDGWTVHVHGRIDGLYRHRGRSIVEEVKSVRSLERAVERLDGDVYGAWLLQLRLYVLFLARETGRAADGVLILIEVRTGESRRLPVEVNEAELDAIIGARVRTIIEEHEALTAWRERLAELADNVPFPFAAMRPHQDEMVRRIEEALESRSHLLVSAPTGIGKTAGALWPVVRFAMRRGLRVFFLTSKTTQQRLVIETLQRMQPAEDGFVALHLRAREKMCPNDVYFCHPEFCRYARGYGERLAGSTAIADLTARGVITPEDCYDVATAETLCPFELALDVSLKADVIVCDYNYVFDPAVYLRRFFDERRSDDTVLVIDEAHNLYARGREYYSPELHRASLREVADAAHQSGAPVMARLAEWCEAVDQKLVEIAGEVGEENERPPKYLVEPDAAFFSGQQTLLDDILVEYAEHCRANATLGPNDPVWELYYAFRALTNVLELGGEEFSAIWDGAAGGVTSGGRLKVLCKDPSRQLGERLDGCYAALGMSATLVPLTFYRDVLGFDRDRTRLVALPSPFPKEHRRVLVVGDVSTRYRHRSQSLERVARVIEQVAAARRGNTIVFFPSFEYLEAVAAHVVPASAVVLRQERFMSERARGELLDRLRQERGNHVVLAVQGGIFAEGVDYPGGMLIGVIVVGPGLPRVSFEQELMREYYAERYEMGFEYAYLYVGMNRVIQSVGRLIRSEHDAGVAVLIGQRFTTPPYAELMPPDWYEGSPLELVTYDVAGDVARFWEEIAAEEALRRDEA
- a CDS encoding carboxypeptidase regulatory-like domain-containing protein, translated to MKRMRWLYVVMVLVAVGVIVGVIALRRSGRDGRAAGQSAGPEKHASRDHRQPAWGSGSTTRQMRTLRTVPAELDGQVRIVGHVLSPEGLPLADAEVICASEHGNVHDRTDVSGRFERTMRPAPEFVLLAQWPSHYHSVVEQGVAQSEYAPTLYGPFQVGPDHETRGIEIVLARGASFSGRVTDERGAPIEGAYVFQARAAAAEEEADSLAAGLLHDWRWATTTADGGYRRGRLAAGRCEVYADHGDYLRSEVRTVTLAEGHESQNVDFVLKDGVAISGRVIAWDDEPLAGAVVSADVEDSGDWFGRVGGAPGKGISATDAEGRFVVQGLKPGSYTLRVCVGDVSAPLCTGQHVAPTHGLDLKTCSPPRIKGRVIDKVTRQPVEEFWAGTDPGYSWDRCARWDEDSETMHHADGRFELVCGPGRYTLHIYQVPGYTAAQIDANRCLEGLEPQELLVELTGGTTLLFYPTSAEDGRLVPGLYIHGDGAFVGSVETDENGLGRLDGVPPGKHTFELSHPDFAYQKITVDVAQEEGEQVVDVVLDPGLTIQGRVFSKEDGSAVPNAAVFLVSPEGLYQERYDQFRTYSAGPPFEQIETHADADGRFALTHVASMTYGLYARAEGYVPARELVDFTGGVGDEIVVELSRGGRISGSVKTGRGDPVQYVRVAVGPSMPGLPSSTRTDADGHFEFVQVEPAAYEVGVEVDGLQATHAVDVREDEEARVEIVLDGATLAGRITRNDEPVADEYVQLAAMGGSLGAARTVSGHTRTDERGEYRFDNLTKGHYLLCVGGLPGFGGSRSVLPGARFRPVSISQQDERLDIELGGSGVSGTVCKADKSPVRGARVTLLPIDDGGQRPVALAMGRAGEPRTAGADLAGAFSFDGVMPGRYRMVVTKDGYAAHVAEIEKRDGEALSGVTVMLQKDTPIPAVVSVDKGELPYSVRIAVCDKDGRLVCRTDWMLVGEDGLVWVDGLCEGRYTLLASDQHHAVCRREVTVTEQGAPEVRFEFVEGRTIAVEVTDASGAPVPAASLMLDPGGDSALAAWFTYPERTDADGKAAFGRVTDGAYTLWVLRDGYKETSVRIEAAETDQPISVTLKDAQRE